One window from the genome of Chaetodon trifascialis isolate fChaTrf1 chromosome 20, fChaTrf1.hap1, whole genome shotgun sequence encodes:
- the LOC139349091 gene encoding uncharacterized protein has protein sequence MQFSHQVTSRTSLQIPPQPQTAVLGIQHSILQDTVQPVLQAIINPKRGMEEPLQTPPPPRTCNSPGPAGKPCWSLDVRVAVLLVTLAGAVILLLLYRLLQLRHRLRLARARHALEYYSFFHSATYTLKHPAPRQDLPTKNGTVPEATPPVQAVPTVTPTVITPLPPPPVPSPPPLPLPPPPALPPPPLPPPASVPPTPSVLAFPLPLPVIHTTPPSPHLSWGACSDADVYSRIGAFRPSRLSSLSNQSKVILFEHSSL, from the exons ATGCAGTTTAGCCATCAGGTCACGAGCAGAACCTCTCTCCAGATCCCTCCCCAGCCTCAGACTGCTGTACTGGGAATCCAGCACTCAATCCTGCAGGACACCGTACAGCCCGTCCTCCAGGCCATCATCAATCCAAAGCGGGGTATGGAGGAACCCCTCCAGACACCACCGCCCCCCAGGACCTGCAACTCACCTGGACCTGCTGGGAAACCCTGCTGGAGCTTGGATGTGAGGGTGGCCGTGCTTCTGGTGACGCTGGCTGGAGCTGtaatcctgctgctgctgtacagaCTCTTACAGCTGAGACACAG GCTGAGGTTGGCCAGGGCGAGGCACGCTCTGGAATACTACAGCTTCTTCCACTCCGCCACCTACACCCTCAAACACCCTGCACCACGTCAGGACCTGCCCACCAAGAACGGGACGGTCCCCGAAGCTACTCCACCTGTCCAAGCTGTACCCACAGTGACACCCACCGTCATCACCCCACTTCCACCCCCACCAGTGCCTTCTCCACCCCCGCTGCCACTCCCCCCACCTCCTGCACTACCCCCGCCACCGCTCCCCCCTCCAGCTTCTGTTCCTCCAACACCTTCTGTCCTGgccttccctctccctctacCTGTGATTCACACCACCCCGCCCAGCCCTCACCTGTCATGGGGCGCCTGCTCAGATGCAGATGTGTACTCTCGGATTGGAGCTTTCAGGCCCTCCAGGCTCTCCAGCCTCTCCAACCAATCGAAAGTCATCCTGTTTGAGCACTCGTCTCTCTGA